Proteins found in one Loxodonta africana isolate mLoxAfr1 unplaced genomic scaffold, mLoxAfr1.hap2 scaffold_32, whole genome shotgun sequence genomic segment:
- the LOC135229497 gene encoding olfactory receptor 4C15-like yields the protein MQNQSVVTEFVLLGLSWNPSVQKIEFVVLLFCYIATVGANLLVVVTIVSSPKLLGSPMYFFLAFLSFLDACYSSAFAPKMIVDSLYVKKTISFKGCMTQLFAEHFFAGVEVIILTAMAYDRYVAICKPSHYPSIMNWRLCGILMGVAWTGGFPHSVIQILFTFQLPFCGPNVIDHFLCDLYPLLKLACTDTHIFGLSVVANGGFICTIIFSLLLISYGVILLSLRTHSSEGRLKALSTCGTHFAVVVLFFVPCIILYARPPSAFSFDKMVAIVCTHS from the coding sequence ATGCAAAACCAAAGCGTTGTAACTGAGTTCGTTCTCTTGGGTCTTTCATGGAACCCAAGTGTTCAAAAAATAGAATTTGTTGTACTTTTGTTCTGCTACATTGCAACTGTTGGGGCCAATTTGCTAGTTGTGGTGACCATTGTCAGCAGCCCGAAACTCCTGGGATCCCCAATGTACTTCTTTCTGGCCTTCCTGTCCTTCCTGGATGCCTGCTATTCCTCTGCATTTGCACCAAAGATGATTGTGGACTCCCTTTATGTGAAGAAAACCATCTCCTTCAAGGGCTGTATGACCCAGCTCTTTGCTGAACACTTCTTTGCTGGAGTGGAGGTGATTATCCTCAccgccatggcctatgaccgctatgtggccatttgcaagccaTCGCACTACCCCTCTATCATGAACTGGAGGCTCTGTGGTATCCTGATGGGGGTAGCCTGGACAGGGGGCTTTCCGCATTCTGTGATACAAATTCTCTTTACTTTCCAgctgcccttctgtggccccaatgttaTCGATCACTTCCTATGTGATTTGTACCCATTATTGAAGCTTGCCTGCACTGACACTCACATCTTTGGCCTTTCTGTGGTTGCCAATGGTGGGTTTATCTGCACCATAATCTTCTCATTGTTGCTCATCTCCTATGGTGTCATCTTGCTCTCTCTAAGAACTCATAGCTCTGAAGGACGGCTGAAAGCTCTCTCCACCTGTGGAACTCACTTTGCtgtggtggttttgttttttgttccctGCATAATTTTGTATGCCCGACCTCCATCTGCTTTCTCCTTCGACAAGATGGTGGCCATAGTTTGCACACATTCGTAA